The following DNA comes from Catenulispora sp. GP43.
TGACTGCTGGAAGACGCGACGGAACACCGCCGGGGCCAGAACCCGCGAGTAGTCGGTGCCCGCCACACGAAAGGACTCGGCGGCCTCGGCCGGGTCGAACTCCTCGGGGGCGAACAGGCTCTCCAGGCGTGGCAGGACCGCGCGCAGTTGGCGCTGCACCCGCTCGGCGCGCGGGGTGAGCCGGTAGCCCTGCGGGGTGCGGACCAGCAGTTCGTCGCCGAGGGTGTCGCGCAGGCGTTGCAGCGCGCGGCTCATCGCGGGCTGGCTCATGCCGGCGAGTGCTGCGGCGTGCGAGACGTGTCGTTCCTCCAGCAGCGCGGCCAGTGGGGCCAGCAGGTTGAGGTCGACCCGCTCTATATGCGCCATACGAATAGTATAGATCTCGATCATGCATTGGACAAATAAATGCACGCGGCGGATGGTGGATGCAGACGCCGGGCACACCGCCCGGAACGCCTGGAGCGGGCATCCGCACGGATGCCGGATCGGGAGCAACCATGAACAGCCTGATGCCGAACGGGGAATCCGCCACCGGGGCCGGGTCGCGCCGCGTGGCCGTCGTGACCGGCGGCTCCGGCGGGATCGGCAGCGCGGTCTCGCGCCGCCTTGCCGCCGCGGGCATGGCCGTGGTCGTGCACTACGCGGGCAGCCCGAACGCGGCCGAGGCGGTCGTCGCGCAGATCACCGAGGCCGGCGGCACCGCGGTGGCGCTGCCCGGCGACATCGCCGAGCCGACTGAGATGACCGCGCTGTTCGACGCCGCCGAGGACCGCTTCGGCGGGATCGACGTGGTCGTCAACACCGCCGGGATCATGCTGCTGGCGCCGTTGGCCGACATGGATCTGGACGACTTCGACCGGATGCACCGGGTCAACGTCCGCGGCACGTTCGTGGTCTCCCAGCTCGCCGCCCGCCGGCTGCGCTCCGGCGGCGCGCTCGTCAACTTCTCGACCTCCGTGACCCGGCTCCAGCAGCCCACCTACGCCGCGTACGCCGCGTCCAAGGGCGCGGTGGAGGCCATGACCCTGATCCTGGCCCGTGAGCTGCGCGGCCGGGACGTCACCGTCAACGCCGTGGCCCCCGGCCCGACGGCGACGCCGCTGTTCCTGGAAGGCAAGAGCGAGGAGCTGATCGCGCGCCTCGCCTCGGCCGCGCCGCTGGAGCGTCTCGGCACGCCAGGGGACATCGCCGAGTCCGTCGCCTTCCTGGCCGGCGACGGCGGGCGCTGGATCAACGGGCAGGTGCTGTACGCGAACGGGGGTATCGCCTGATGAAGGCCGTACGCTTCCACCACTACGGGGACATCGACGTCCTCGACCTCGAAGACGCCGAACCGCGCCCGCTCGGCCCGGACGACGTCCTGGTGCGGGTCCTCGCCGCCGGGATCAACCCCGGCGAAGCCAAGATCCGCACCGGCGCCCTGCACGAGCGCTTCCCCGCCACCTTCCCCTCCGGCCAGGGCAGTGATCTGGCAGGCACCCTCGCCGAGATCGGGGCCGCGGTCACCGAATGGGCCGTCGGCGACCCGGTCCTGGGCTGGTCCTGGGAACGCTCCAGCCACGCCGAGTACGTCACTGTCCCGGCCGACCAGCTCGTCCGCAAACCCGACGCGCTCCCCTGGACCCCCGCCGGCGCCCTCTACGTCGCGGGCACCACCGCGTGGGCGGCCGTCGCCGCGGTCGACCCGCAGGCCGGCGAGACGGTCGTGGTCGCCGGCGCCACCGGCGGGGTCGGAACGCTGGCCGTCCAGCTGCTGCGCCTGCGCAGGGCGAATGTGCTCGCCATCGCCTCCCCTCGGCACCGGGACTGGCTGGAATCCCAGGGCGCGACGCTCGTCGACTACGGCGATGACGTCGCCGAGCGCCTGCGCCAGGCGGTCGAGGCGGACGGCGGGGGCCCGGTCCATGCCTTCCTCGACTTCCACGGCGGCGACTACCCGCGCACGGCGCTGGCTCTCGGCGTGCCGCCCCGCCGGATCAACACTCTGGATTACGCCGCCGCGGCGGCGCTGGGCACCAGCTCCGACGGCAACGCCCAGGGAACCTCGCAGGCGGTGCTCACCGAGTTGGCGGAGTTGGCCGCGACCGGCCGGATCGAGGTCCCGATCAGCGGGACCTATCCGTTGACAGAGGTCAGGCAGGCCTTCGCGCACCTGGAGCACGAGCATCCGCTGGGCAAGATCGTCCTGCTGCCTGGCGCCGCCCCCCAGCTGGATCGATCATGAAGACATGGCAGATCTCGCACTGGTCTCCGGCGCCACCGGCTACATCGGCGGGCGCCTGGTGCCCGAGCTGCTGCGCGCCGGGTTCGCCGTGCGGTGCATGGCGCGCGATCCCGGGCGGCTGCGGGATCATCCCTGGTTCCCTTCGGTGCAGGCGGTTCGCGCGGATGTGACCCGGCCCGCCGATCTCGGCAAGGCGTTCGAGGGGGTCAGGGTCGCGTACTACCTGATCCACTCCCTGAACACCGGTGCCGGCTTCGAGAAGACCGAGGCTGATTCGGCGCGGGCGTTCGCCGAGGCGGCACGGCGGGCGGGGGTGGCGCGGATCGTGTATCTCGGCGGCATCGTTCCCGACGATGTGCCGGCCGGGGAGTTGTCGCGGCATCTGCGGTCGCGGATGCGGGTCGGGCAGATTCTGCGGGAGGGCGGGGTGCCGACCGTGGAGTTGCGCGCGGCTGTGATCATCGGGTCGGGGTCCGCCTCGTTCGAGATGGTGCGCTACCTCACCGAGCGGTTGCCGGTGATGGTCACGCCGAAGTGGGTGCGGGTGCGGGTGCAGCCGATCGCGGTGCGCGACGTGCTGGGATACCTCGTCGGGGTGGGGAGTGCGCCCGATGCGGCGGTCGGCGACGGCGGGGTGTTCGACATCGGCGGGCCGGAGGTGCTGACCTATCGGGAGATGATGCAGCGCTACGCGCGGGTGGCGGGGCTGCCGCGGCGGCTGATCGTTCCGGTGCCGCTGCTCACCACCGGGCTGTCGAGCCTGTGGGTCGGCGCGGTGACGCCGGTGCCGGCCTCGATCGCGCGGCCGCTGGTGGAGTCGCTGCGGCACGAGGTGGTGTGCCGGGACCACCGGATCACCGCGCTGGTGCCCGATCCGCCGCAGGGGCTGATCGACTTCGACGAGGCGGTGCGCCTGGCCCGCACCCGGATCCGGAACTCCGACGTGGCCACCCGCTGGGCCTCGGCCTCCCTGCCCGGCGCCGCGAGCGAGCCGCTGCCGACGGACCCGGGCTGGACCGGCGGCACCGTGTACGAGGACGCCCGCTCCTTCATGCTGTCGGCACCGCCGGAGGAGGTGTGGCGCGCGGTGGAGGGCATCGGCGGGGAGACCGGCTGGTATTCCTTCCCGCTGGCGTGGGCCGCCCGCGGCTGG
Coding sequences within:
- a CDS encoding SDR family oxidoreductase; this translates as MPNGESATGAGSRRVAVVTGGSGGIGSAVSRRLAAAGMAVVVHYAGSPNAAEAVVAQITEAGGTAVALPGDIAEPTEMTALFDAAEDRFGGIDVVVNTAGIMLLAPLADMDLDDFDRMHRVNVRGTFVVSQLAARRLRSGGALVNFSTSVTRLQQPTYAAYAASKGAVEAMTLILARELRGRDVTVNAVAPGPTATPLFLEGKSEELIARLASAAPLERLGTPGDIAESVAFLAGDGGRWINGQVLYANGGIA
- a CDS encoding NADP-dependent oxidoreductase gives rise to the protein MMKAVRFHHYGDIDVLDLEDAEPRPLGPDDVLVRVLAAGINPGEAKIRTGALHERFPATFPSGQGSDLAGTLAEIGAAVTEWAVGDPVLGWSWERSSHAEYVTVPADQLVRKPDALPWTPAGALYVAGTTAWAAVAAVDPQAGETVVVAGATGGVGTLAVQLLRLRRANVLAIASPRHRDWLESQGATLVDYGDDVAERLRQAVEADGGGPVHAFLDFHGGDYPRTALALGVPPRRINTLDYAAAAALGTSSDGNAQGTSQAVLTELAELAATGRIEVPISGTYPLTEVRQAFAHLEHEHPLGKIVLLPGAAPQLDRS
- a CDS encoding SDR family oxidoreductase, with amino-acid sequence MADLALVSGATGYIGGRLVPELLRAGFAVRCMARDPGRLRDHPWFPSVQAVRADVTRPADLGKAFEGVRVAYYLIHSLNTGAGFEKTEADSARAFAEAARRAGVARIVYLGGIVPDDVPAGELSRHLRSRMRVGQILREGGVPTVELRAAVIIGSGSASFEMVRYLTERLPVMVTPKWVRVRVQPIAVRDVLGYLVGVGSAPDAAVGDGGVFDIGGPEVLTYREMMQRYARVAGLPRRLIVPVPLLTTGLSSLWVGAVTPVPASIARPLVESLRHEVVCRDHRITALVPDPPQGLIDFDEAVRLARTRIRNSDVATRWASASLPGAASEPLPTDPGWTGGTVYEDARSFMLSAPPEEVWRAVEGIGGETGWYSFPLAWAARGWLDRLSGGVGLGRGRRDPRTLRLGDALDFWRVEAIDRGRLLRLRAEMRMPGLGWLEVLVVPADDGRTRYTQRAVFLPRGLFGHLYWWSMKPFHSVIYRGMARNIARIAREHEEFGEGRGREQGQGRERAQELGPELDPRPRRHVTPGENAATARLPWDSSTRHRS